The sequence CGCCCTCGTAGCGGATGCCCTTGCCCTTGTACGGCTCGGGCGGGCGGATCGCGCGGATCTGCGCCGCCAGCTGTCCGACCATCTGCTTGTCGGCGCCGCTGATCACGATCTTGTTCGTGCCTTCGACTTTGATGTCGATGCCCGCCGGCGGCTCGATGACGACCGGGTGCGAATAGCCCACCGCGATGTTCAGCTTCTTGCCTTGCGCCTGCGCGCGGTAGCCGACGCCGACGATGTCGAGCGACTTGGAGAAGCCCGCCGTCACGCCGTGCACCATGTTGGCGATCAGCGTGCGGGTGAGCCCGTGCAGCTGCTTGCTGCGCTTGTCGTCGTTGGGGCGCGTCACGCTGACCGAGGCGCCTTCGACTTTGACGTCGATCGGCTCGGCGCACTCGAGCGAGAGCTCCCCTTTGGGTCCTTTGACCGTCACCACGCGCGCGCTGTAACCGACATTCACGCCGGCCGGCACGCTGATGGGCATGCGTCCGATTCTGCTCATGAATTCCCTACCACACGAACGCCATGACTTCACCGCCGCAGCCCAGGCGCTTGGCCTGTCTGCCGCTGATGATGCCCTTGGGCGTCGACAGGATCACCAGGCCGAGGCCACCCATGCATTTGGGGATCTCGCCCTTCGGCGTGTAGATGCGCAAGCCCGGACGGCTGATGCGCTGCAACCCGTTGATCACGCGCTCGCGGCCCGTGCCGTACTTGAGCGCGATGCGGATGATGTCGCGCGGCTGCTGCGCCACGACGTCGAAGCTCTTGATGAAGCCCTCCGCCTTGAGCAGCTTGGCCAGCTCGAGTTTGACGCGCGACGCCGGGATGTCGACGCGCTCCTGGAACGCCGTATTGGCGTTGCGGATGCGCGTGAGCATATCGGCGACCGGATCGGTTATCACTCCCATATTCCTCTAGTCCCTTACCACGACGCCTTGACGACGCCGGGCACCTTGCCCGCGTGAGCCAATTCGCGGAAACAGATGCGGCACAGCGCGAATTTGCGCAAGAAGCCCTTGGGCCGGCCGCAGCGCAGGCAGCGGTTGTGCTTGCGGACCTTGAACTTCGGCGTCCGCTTGCTCTTCTCGATCAGACATGTCTTGGCCATAGCGTTACGCCGCAGCCCCTTCCTTGCGCAGCGGCATGCCCATCTCGGCAAGGAACGCCAGCGCCTCTTCATCGTTGTGCGCGCTCGTCACGATGACGATGTCCATGCCGCGCACGCGGTCGACCTTATCGTAGTT comes from Candidatus Eremiobacteraceae bacterium and encodes:
- a CDS encoding type Z 30S ribosomal protein S14; this translates as MAKTCLIEKSKRTPKFKVRKHNRCLRCGRPKGFLRKFALCRICFRELAHAGKVPGVVKASW
- the rpsH gene encoding 30S ribosomal protein S8; this translates as MITDPVADMLTRIRNANTAFQERVDIPASRVKLELAKLLKAEGFIKSFDVVAQQPRDIIRIALKYGTGRERVINGLQRISRPGLRIYTPKGEIPKCMGGLGLVILSTPKGIISGRQAKRLGCGGEVMAFVW
- the rplF gene encoding 50S ribosomal protein L6, which translates into the protein MSRIGRMPISVPAGVNVGYSARVVTVKGPKGELSLECAEPIDVKVEGASVSVTRPNDDKRSKQLHGLTRTLIANMVHGVTAGFSKSLDIVGVGYRAQAQGKKLNIAVGYSHPVVIEPPAGIDIKVEGTNKIVISGADKQMVGQLAAQIRAIRPPEPYKGKGIRYEGERVRRKLGKAGKTAGAAGGGGKK